acagtgtgtgtgttcagaaacacaaaacaggaagtaaTTCATCGCCTCATTTATCTAATTCACTTTCTTTattctgcccacacacacacacacacacacacacacacacacacgcacaaacacacacaaatattttaatcatCATTTGCGTTAAAACACAAGTTTATCTTGCTGAGTTGAATCTTTACATCTTCAGAATCACTCGTTCTCTTTATTTTCCAGCTTCAGTCTCAGACGCAGGTTTTTAatattaagttgtttttttcttcatgtaatTAATTCAGAATGAATCACAAACCACACGTTCGCTCATGATAATGTGTTCAAGCAGGCGTGTTTACAGGAAAAGCACAGGAAGTCCGTCTTcacagcaaaaacacacacacacacacacacagacacacagacacacagacacacacacttctgaaaCTAAAAGTATGCTCCGAAtgctttatacattttaaacacacatcagTTTACACATATCAGTATAAATTTCCTAAATATCTGCTCAGAGACCTCCCATTAAAGGATAGGGGGCCAAAACTTTTCAGCAGTGTAACAGAAGTGCTACAGGCAGTAAGTGTAGTATTGATGAGACAAGGTGACTCTACAGCTGCGACACAACGCCATGTCAGCTTCAGCAAAGTGCCATCACAGTATCGCTTACAGAAACATGCTCATGAGGACGTCACTGACAAACACAGCTGGACAAAATGCActgagagatgaagagaaaataaagacatgaaaatatcatctgagagaaaaagagtgcaAGATGATACGAGTCTAATCCTCTATTTCCTCCAAATCATTCGATCTATTCTGTAGAAGCGAAAAAGACATGATTCAGCAGAATTATAAATAACAACAGCTTTTGGTTCGGTTCTCAGACAAgggacaaacagaaacacacacacacacacacacacacacacacacacacacacacacacacacacacatgcacacaggttAGCATGtcaaaatcacacactcatcagaaAACTGAATAAAGACATGTGTGattaaaaaacacactaaaagtAACTAAACTTGCAGGGGGTGTGGCTtaatattcagattttattcTAATGAGCTGTGTAATTGACAGCTATGTGTCAGTATTTATTAGCAACTACTGACACTCTAGCTACAACTGCTAGGCTAGCTTTCACTCAAGATATTAGCTTCCTTATGGTTTGTTAGCTTTCATTTGTCAGTTCAGATTAGTGTTTGATGTCTGCATCAGTTTAGTGAGATCAGATCTCTAGTTCACTAGATGAACTTATGCTCTCTAGGAAAGTTTAACTTTCACTAGATCAACTTAGCTTTAGCTCAGTAGGTCAGATTTTAGACAAGCTTGTACTTGCTAACTTTCACAAACAAGACTGCTGTCACTTTTGGTTTAGTGGTAATGATGAGTCCATATGTGGAACCTATGGCCTTGAGGACACACCTACTCAAAGCCACTCTTCTGTATACGGACTCACACCACACTTCAGTAGTCTAGATCTGACCACAGGATTCTAAGGATGATGTAatcataaattattaaaataagacTCTGTATGGCAAAATTTCCACTTTAATTACACATTGCATAAGTAATGGCGTACTGAGAGACGTCAGCTTCATGAAGTCAGTCTGAAGTACAGAATAGAAAGGCCAATTTTCTGTTTAGTAATGCAGCCAATCTTCAACAGGAAGTGCTTTCACAATGACCCTGTCACTTAGCATGTGGCTCActcacctctcacacacatacacatctcacctctcacacacatccataGATTCTCTCACTACACCTGCCCTGAGGTGACCACACTACCGCCTCTAAACAGCTAGTCACAACTTCAATACCAACTATGCAAATTATTCAGAAGATACTGTAGCTCTAAACTCCAGGCAGGACAGCATTATGTGTTAGAAACTGCCAGAGACACAACAAGAGACACAAATAAAGACACGACTACCAGAGACACGACTAACAGagacacaacattacacatgacCAGAGACACAACTACCAGAGACACGACTACCAGAGACACAACGATTTCCAGAGACACGACTACGAGAGACAGGACAACCAGAGACACAAATACCAAAGACAGGACAACCAGAGACAGGACAACCAGAGACACGACTACGAGAGACAGGACAACCAGAGACACAAATACCAAAGACAGGACAACCAGAGACAGGACAACCAGAGACACGACTGCCAGAGACATGACTACCAGAGACATGACAACCAGAGACACAACAACCAGAGACAGGACAACCAGAGACATGACCAGAGATATGACCAGAAACATGACTACCAAAGACACAACTACCAGAGACATGACTTCCAGAGACACGACGTCCAGAGACAGGACAACCAGAGACATGACCAGAGATATGACCAGAAACATGACTACCAAAGACACAACTACCAGAGACATGACTTCCAGAGACACGACGTCCAGAGACAGGACAACCAGAGACAGGACAACCAGAGACATGACTTCTAGAGAAAGGACAACCAGAGATATGACCAGAGATATGACCAGAGACACAACTAACAGAGATATGACCAGAAACATGACTACCAGAGACAAGATTAGAGATATGACCAGCGAcaggacaaacagagacacgACTACCAAAGACATCACTATAAACATGGCATAACAGAAGAATGAATGGGGGCCCAATGAGAGACAGGATTACAGACACACTCACCTCCGTTGACAGCAGCAGGTGTAATTATTAACCCCGTCACCTCCGATTTGGGCGAGTTCTGTCCGTACCTGCCGTCCTCCTTTGATATCACACGTTTGGTGTTTCCCTTGCTGTCGTGCACGGTGGCATTAATTATAGCACTTAAATATTCCTCTTTGTTCACCAccgttttgtctgttttgtctgtacCTGCGCAGGACACACACCTGGGCAGGACAAGTGAGAGAAGAACAGAGTAGAGGAACAAAGCGATGCTTGATGAAGACGTTCTCCGTCTCTTCTGCATTGTCACAGCGTCTCTAAATTCCTGTGAAACAGACTGATGAAGCTCTTTTACACACTTGCTCTGTGTTCGAGTGAAACTGACGCTGACTCACGCCATAATGACCTCAAAGCCATGTCCACATCCGGGACACACAGGAACACCGAGGGGGACAACCAGGAGACAACAGCGGAAATCTGGGAGAACAgggaacagacacacacctccacatcaTCATTATAATAACTAAACAacgagtgagacacagagacagaaagaaatacacAGATATAGAAGTAGAttaacagagacagacagatgcttGGGAAGAAAACCTGCTTTGTTctaaatcaaagaaaaaaaacctgaacatttataaaaaaacatcagagtgaagatcaaagagaacaacagcagcaataataataataataataataataataataataataataataataataataatcacaatcacaataataataataataataataatcacaatcacaataataataataataataataataataatcacaatcacaataataataataataataataatcacaatcacaatcacaataataataataataataataacaacaacaacaacaacaacaacaataataataataataataataataataataataataataataataataatcacaataataattactattatattatatcctcgttattattattattatatcatcatcattattattatatattactatattattagcatcattattatactatattattattattattattattattatatattattattatattattatatataatatattatataatattcctATAATAATAAGACAGATGTTTATCACCGTTACAGATGTTCAGCTCCTACATGATGCATCGCGACACAACGATCTCAGTCACAgggtttatatatatgtgtatatttatgtttatatatttatataagatataataataataatgacgtAATTAGGAGATAAAACGCTGTAGTTTTTAATCCGTTACCTTTTTTTCCGCAGTGTTTCTGATCCGCGGCCTGCTTTTCTTCTGAAAACTCAAACCATCTCCAATCTcgacgtctgtgtgtgtgtgtgtgtgtgtgtgtgtgtgtgtcagaaacgGGGCCCTGCGCATGCGCACTGACCGGAAAGGGGAGTAAGGGGGTGGGCGTGGCCAACGTGTGCGCGCGCACAAACACTTGTGAATTTACTTCAGTTTGATTTTTATCCCTTTTTTTAGTTCTTGTAAAAATCCTctgtttatcttcctctttattctcctcatcttcatctaATATCTTTGTTCTATTTTACTTTTCATTCACTCTTTTCTcatcttcctctttctttctttctttctttctttctttctttctttctttctttctttctttctttctattggTCTGATAagtttcctcttcctccttatatttgttttctttattcttatcttcctcctcctcctcttcttcctcctcctcctcctcctccacctcctcctcctcccctcttcctcttcctcttaaTACTTTTCCTTGATCCCTTGTCTTCTTTATGGTCTTTCACTTTTACCACTTCTTTATTTTCCACTTCTCTCCTTTCATCTTCAGTCTTCATcgtcctcatcttcctccttcgtcctcatcttcctctttcttcctctttcttcccCCTTTCAGTCTCTATGTTGTGTAGATTGTGTTGAGTCTGTGTCTTAATGCTTAAGGTGAGAtttgtgtttgattttgaaCATAACAattcagctgtttgtgtgtttgtgagtgtgtgtgagtgtgtgtgtgtgtgtgtgtgtgtgtgtgtgtgtgtgtgtgtgtgtgtgtgtgtgatgaggatgaagaggagaaaTGAGGAGCTGATCTAATgctttgttctgtgtgtttcagaAGACACGTTTGACTGGTTgagtagttaaaaaaaacagtggcgTGCTGACCTCTAGTGGCCATTCTGTGTAATGACTCAAATAAATAGAATAGTGGCGCGTAAAACGCTTATTATccttaatattttattagaagatttatttacaagaatcttttataatttatctctacaataaaaagaattatgaatattatcaagttatttaataatatttaaacatacaagTTCCAGACATTGGCTTGTTTGTAGCcataattcttaaaaaaaattacctttaactttatatataataattttattataagattatctgtgtatgaatgaatatggaaatcacacacaaacacacacacacacacacacacacacacacacaaacacacacacacacacacacacacaaagaaaaatagaCACCAGCAGCTTTGTTTCCTGTCCTGCATATGAGAGCAATAAGCAGAGTGGGgaggagagaacacacacacatgcacacacacacacacacacacacacacacacacacacacacacacacacacacacacacgccttcaAACTCAGCTCAACTCAACACCTTCAACAGTAAATgcagcagaaaagaaaagagacgcCAGTGAGAagtgaagaataaaaataagaaggtgaagaagaagaagctgtttatcaaatatttaataactagagagtgagagagagaaagagagagggagagcgcgagagagagagagagagagagagagagagagagagagagagagagagagagagagagagagagagggacctTCATCTTCTCCAGTAAAATGGCTCTCTTGGGTTCTTCCAGCTGTGTTGTTCTTTTTGTCCTGTTCTTCATGGCATCTCTGGCACTGGTCTTATCCACTGACTCTGAGGATCCGTCCTGCTCCACTCCTCCATTCCGTAAGTTTATTTCCTCTGATGATCTGttattaatgtgtaataaacacccAGGAATACTGACATCCATCAGGgggttttaaaacaaatttaaaatttaaaataaatgtgtttaagacgattcagagagagagagagagagagagagagagagagagagagagagagagagagagagagagagagagagagagagagagagagagagagagagagagagagagagagagagagagagagagagagacagagagagagagagagagagagagagagacagagagagacagagagagagcgagggagagagagagagcgagggagagagagagagagagagaaagttggagagagagagagagagagggagagagagaaagagagagagagagagagagagagggacagagagaaagagggacagagagaaagagggacagagagagacggagagagacagagagagagcgagggagagagagagagggagagagagagagagagagagagagagagagagagagagagagagagagagagagagagagagagggagagacagagagagagagagagagagagagagagagggagagacagagagagagagagagagagagagagagagagagagagagagagagagagagacagagagagagagagagagagagagagagagagagagagagagagagagagagagagagagagagacagagagagagagagagacagagagagagagagagagagagagagagagagacagagagacagagagagagagacagagagagagagagagagacagagagagacagagagacagacagagagagagagagacagagagagagagagagagagagagagagagagagagagagagaataaggatgtgtgtattatatgtatgagttttttcttgctgttatatttatttttatttgtaaggtTTTGTGCCTCTGTGTTCGACCTTTAATCCCAACTCATATTTACTGTAGATTAAAAACATGATGTAATTCGTGGCCATCgtctgtgctctgtgtgtgggaGGGGCATATGCTCTGTAACCTGTCAATCACGGGGAACTAGCCAATTGTGGgcgtctgtgagctcatgcatgtggaacagtgaaatgttttctctctcagtgtttaataaaaacacatttgtcattttttcgacttttccatttctttatttttccactgGAGCTTAATGTAGGTTAATGATGTTTAAACAACATTAGATGTTTAAAGCCTCCGAGTTTTTCTTCTCTAATGACGCAGTAATGAGCAGTGTGATGGTGTTATAAGAGCTTATAAGTGCTGTATGTAGAGATCTGATGAAAGACTGTGTTTGGAGCTCAGATTTCAGCCCTGCACGTTTTTCAATTTTATCTGAATGAACTTTTCTCAAATTCTGACATGTCatgacaggaaatgacatcatatcCTGCCtttctgtgttcctgttctaCTGAGATGCAGAAAGCTAGAACTCAGCACAAAAAATCCACAGAACTTGACTTTAGCAGATTTACCAATAGTCTGAACTCAGAAATGTTCTTCACGTGAGAACTAATTACACGTGTTgtccattttgtgtgtttgtctacaTGAACAAACAATTTGTGTATCTGGGAAACCTGAATAATTACAGGGTTTAGCCGAGGTTCATGAGTGCGGCAGCTGTAAGTCGTTTGCGTAACGATGTTTAACTCTGATTTACTGCAGTGTCGTGTTTCAGCTTGTTAAAGAATCTGTGTGGAATCTCAGAGTGTAAAGTGACTCAGATCTCATCGTCTTTCATAACGTCCAGCTGTGACGTGAAGCtcctgtaaatatttatctGCAGGACTCAGGGATtacagacacaacacaaacatgtggATTTACACTAAAATATCTTCTGCCATTCGTCCTCATGTCATGTGACCTCTTGTGCAGCCAGTTggttattacttttttatctgAATGAAGTTTTGTCATCGTAAACGTTCATAAACTTCATGACAAGTTTAAATGAAACTCAGGATATacgtgttattgttattgtgatGATTCACTCTGCTCAAATGAGTCGCTAAAGTGAACGACTCGGTGTCAGTTTCTCACATTCACTGAGTCATTCGTTTGAACTCAGTACTGAAAACCTCAAGCATCggccaatcagaaaacagcactgATTAATGAGTATGAGATATTTAAATTAGctttaattatataaacatttctaactCAGAGTTTCTGAATCTTTTAGTCGTGACTGAGATTCACTCATCTGTCACTCAGTGAACAAATTCTGTCCATTTCATGTGTCCACTTATTACCTCAGTAGAGGTTTTTTTAAGCAGAGATTTTGGTGTAAAGGTGTCAGATGTTCCTATTTTCAGCCCCCAGACATCTCAGATACTCAGGTTACATATCAcaatcatttctctctctctctctctctctctctctctctctctctctctctcattgcagGTCCTCGCACATTTACTATTGAATACGTTGGTTGCAACACAACACTTCGTGGAAAGGAGAAGGAGGACATTCAAGCAGCCACAACAGTTCTCCTGGTTCCTCTTCTCTACCTGGTCTCTTTTGTCTTCGGTTTCCCTGCTAACCTTCTGGCTCTTTGGGTTCTTCTCTTCCGCACAAAAAAGTTTCCATCCACCATTCTGTTAGTGAACCTCACCTGCTGtgaccttcttcttctcctcgtGCTTCCCTTTCGTATCATCTACCACTTCCAAGGGAACAACTGGATGTTTGGGGAAGGTTCCTGCCGCTTGCTAATCGCTCTGTTTTATGGGAACATGTACGGCTCTGTGATCTGCCTAATGCTCATTGCTGTGGACCGCTACGTGGCTTTGGTGCATCCGTTTGGTGCCAAAACGCTACGGAGTCACAAGACGTCCATACTGATGAGCGTGATTGTGTGGGTCGTGGTGGTGGTCGCGGCTGTTCCTCTACTAACATCACGCCAGTCTTACGACATAGACGACCTTTCCATTACGACCTGCCACGACGCTCTTCCCGCAGGCGAACAGACAAACTACTTTGGGCCATATTTTACCACGCTCTTCTTCCTCTGCTTTCTCCTCCCGTTATGTGTGGTGGTTTTCTGCTACAGTGCTGTATTGCGCACCCTAGTGGCCGCTGGCGCTCGCTACGCCCATGCAACCCGTGTCACGGCTCTCGTACTGGTGGTTTTCATCATCTGCCTCCTACCCAGTAACGTTCTCCTGCTCATGCACTATTATAAATGGTTGTTCTCACCTAAGAACGTGAAAGATTATGATGAAGGTGAAGCTGAAGATGCTGACAGAAGCTCTGACAACTACAATCCGCTCTACATGCTGTACATGATCAGCCTTGCCGTCAGCACCTTCAACAGCTGCATTGACCCCTTTATCTTCTACTACGTCTCAGAGGACTTTAGAGTAAAAGCCAGATCGTTGCTATGCTGCTCGAAAACCTTTCACGAAGCCTCTTCTGGAAGCTCCTCAGGCACcatgaggtcaaaggtcacattGCTGTCCATGTCAGGAAAAACTAAAGGCGTTTCAGATAACGGTGCAGCAAAAGTGTAACGTCGCCACTTGCAGGTCAAGGGGAGGAGTCATGACGACGTCTATGTGATAAAAACctcaatgtaaataaaagttttaatatCTGATACTGTGTTAGCTGACTGACACGAAGGTGATTTAGTTTGCTTCTGTACTAGCATGATATGTAGCTATGTAGCAtgctgtgtgtgcttgtgtgtgcatgtgtgtgcatgcgtgtgtgtatgcttatgtgcttgtgtgtgtgtgcttgtgtgtgcgtgtgtttgcgagtgtgtgtgcgcgtgtgtgcttgtgtgtgcgtgtgtttgcatgtgagtgtgtgtgcgcgtgtgtgcttgtgtgtgcttgcgtgtgtgtgtgtgcttgtgtcgtgcatgtgtgtgtatgagatgaTTGTGTATAAATaggaagatgtgtgtgtgtgtgtgtgtgtgtgtgtgtgtcataaatAGAGTAGCATTTGTTTGTTAACGACGTGTCAATGACGTGTTTATGAAGGATTTAAAGAAGCTCCTGATGTGTATTTTATGTTAAATCTAAAAACACAGATTAATCTTTATaaactttatacattttaagtGTTAGAATAAATTCTATTCTGTAAGCTTTTTaattcttcttctctctttttgaTGAAGAACTGCAACAGCTGCTGAAGgttaaagtaaaacaaatcCCTGTTATAAACGATCCTCTGTACATTAAATCTGTAAGGTGATATTAATCACTGTGACACTTCACTGCCTGATCGcttctacacaaataaacagatcTTTTATGAACTAAATAAAGTgagtatataattatataaataataaatagtcattagatttaaaaacatttttatacaataaaaGTGCTTATACTGTTTTTGTGTAAGATCGAATCTGaggaatctcacacacactatcatactctcacacacacacacacacacacacacacactatcatactctcacacacacactatcatactcacacacacactatcatacacacacacacactatcatactctcacacacacactatcatactcacacacacactatcatacacacacacacactatcatactctcacacacacacacactatcatactctcacacacacacacacactatcatactctcacacacactatcatacactcacacacacacacacacacacactatcatactctcacacacacacacacactatcatactctcacacacacacacacactatcatactctcacacacacacacacactatcatactctcacacacactatcatacactcacacacacacacacacacactatcatactctcacacacacacacacacacacacacacacacacacactatcatactctctcacacacgcacacacactatcatactctcacacacacacacactatcatactcacacacacacacacactatcatactctcacacacacacacactatcatactctcacacacactatcatacactcacacacacacacacacactatcatactctcacacacactcacacacacacacacacaccatcatactctttcacacacacacacacacacacacacacacacactatcatactctcacacacactatcatactcacacacacacatacactatcatactctcacacacacacacacactatcataccctcacacacacaccatcatactctcacacaaacactctcatactctcacacacacacacacacacacacacacacactatcatactcacacacacactatcatactcacacacacacactatcattctctgacacacacactatgatactcacacacacactatcataccctcacacacacacacactatcataccctcacacacacattcataccctcacacacactatcataccctcacacacacaatcatacactcacacacacacactatcatactctcacacacacacacacacacacacactatcatactctctctcacacacacacacacacacacactatcatactctcacacacacacacactatcatactcacacacacacactatcatactctcacacacacacacactatcatactctcacacacactatcatacactcacacacacacacacacacacacacacacacacactatcatactctcacacacacacacacacactatcatactctcacacacacacacactatcatactcacacacacacactatcatactctcacacacacacacactatcatactctcacacacactatcatacactcacacacacacacacacacacacacacactatcatactctcacacacacacacactatcatactctcacacacactatcatacactcacacacacacacacacacacacacacacacacacacacacacacactatcatactctcacacacacacacacactatcatactcacacacactatcatacacacacacactatcatactctctcacacacacacactatcatactctcacacacactatcatacactcacacacacacacacacacactatcatactctcacacacacacacacacacacactatcatactctctcacacacacacacacactatcatactctcacacacacacactatcatacacacacacacacactatcatactctcacacacacacactatcatactctcacacacactatcatacactcacacacacacacacacactatcatactctcacacacactcacacacacacacacacactatcatactctcacacacacacacacacacacacacacacacacacacacacacacacacacacacacacacacacacacacacacactatcatactctcacacacactatcatactcacacacacacacatactctatcatactctcacacacacacactattataccctcacacacacaccatcatactctcacacaaacactctcatactctcacacacacacacacacacacacacactatcatactcacacacacactatcatactcacacacacacactatcattctctgacacacacactatgatactcacacacacactatcataccctcacacacacacacactatcataccctcacacacacattcataccctcacacacactatcataccctcacacacacaatcataccctcacacacacactatcacacacaagATGACAAGGTGAcaggtttggtgtgtgtttaatttagtCCTcagctttgttttcatttctgtgaTCTCTCCAGCTTTAAGAGATGATCAGTATTTCCTTGCTGATGGGGCTGTCGCTGTAAGTTCATGGTGGTCATCCACCAGGATTCTTTTCATCAACTCTGTATTCTTGTCTAGTTGGTGGCAAGTCCTCAGTCAAGCCTGTCTTGGAAGACATTGCTGATGCTGACCTCCATGAGAAGGTTAAAAAGCTAAGACTATTGTAGTGTGAAAATCTTTTAACTTTCTGTTATGATTATGATTTTGTCCATGttcctgttttgtattttttatttattaaaccagtttatttttacgttatcctgcatttgggtctatttCTATCGCCGCTGACACCTAATCATTACTATTTActttcacaaacaaaaactgACCTTAAACAGAAGGTAAATAAGTAGGAACATGATGGTCACTTCTGTTCCAATGTAACTGTAAAATTGTAGAAATGCTCCTTGTAGCTGTAACGTTGCTATAGCAGTGCTCTAAGCTACACACTCTGTTTTCTAGGCTGTAAGTAAATCAATGAATGAGGATTGAAACTGTCTTCCTGTTTGATCAAACTAACATCCTTTCTAATTATATTCTCTCTCAACTTGCAATGTCATTCTCTGCAAGGGtatgatactgtgtgtgtgtgtgtgtgtgtgtgtgtgtgtgtgtgtgtgtgtgtgtgtgtgtgtgtgagtatgattcTATGTATCAACATTAATttcctgtattttatttttcaaacattcGTTTGATAACGTTTTTCTgtaactcaaacacacacacacaccacacacacacacacacacacacacacacgaaaaaagAATTTATATTTGACATGTAACACAATAGAAAAACCTACTGGGTtcaattatatactgtaggacATTATAtggtttcctgtgtgtgtgtgtgtgtgtgtgtgtgtgtgtgtgtgtgtgtgtgtgtgtgtgtgtgtgtgtgtgtgtgtgcatctctcCAACGTCTCCTCAATTCTGTTGCTTGAGATAACAGTACACAGtgtcacacccacccacacacacacacacacacacacacacacacaaacactt
The Tachysurus vachellii isolate PV-2020 chromosome 13, HZAU_Pvac_v1, whole genome shotgun sequence genome window above contains:
- the si:ch211-132p1.2 gene encoding proteinase-activated receptor 4, yielding MALLGSSSCVVLFVLFFMASLALVLSTDSEDPSCSTPPFRPRTFTIEYVGCNTTLRGKEKEDIQAATTVLLVPLLYLVSFVFGFPANLLALWVLLFRTKKFPSTILLVNLTCCDLLLLLVLPFRIIYHFQGNNWMFGEGSCRLLIALFYGNMYGSVICLMLIAVDRYVALVHPFGAKTLRSHKTSILMSVIVWVVVVVAAVPLLTSRQSYDIDDLSITTCHDALPAGEQTNYFGPYFTTLFFLCFLLPLCVVVFCYSAVLRTLVAAGARYAHATRVTALVLVVFIICLLPSNVLLLMHYYKWLFSPKNVKDYDEGEAEDADRSSDNYNPLYMLYMISLAVSTFNSCIDPFIFYYVSEDFRVKARSLLCCSKTFHEASSGSSSGTMRSKVTLLSMSGKTKGVSDNGAAKV